In Streptomyces nodosus, one DNA window encodes the following:
- the tdh gene encoding L-threonine 3-dehydrogenase — MKALVKDKAEPGLWLMDVPEPQVGPGDVLIKVLRTGICGTDLHIRSWDGWAQQAIRTPLVVGHEFVGEVVGLGRDVTDIAVGDRVSGEGHLVCGKCRNCLAGRRHLCRATVGLGVGRDGAFAEYVALPASNVWVHRVPVDLDVAAIFDPFGNAVHTALSFPLVGEDVLITGAGPIGLMAAAVARHAGARNVMITDVSEDRLELARKIGVSLALNVADATIADGQRELGLREGFDIGLEMSGRPEAMRDMIANMTHGGRIAMLGLPSQDFPVDWARIVTSMITIKGIYGREMFETWYAMSVLLEGGLDLAPVITGRYDYRDYEAAFEDAAGGRGGKVILDWTA, encoded by the coding sequence TTGAAGGCGCTGGTCAAGGACAAGGCGGAACCGGGACTCTGGCTGATGGACGTCCCGGAGCCGCAGGTCGGCCCCGGGGACGTGCTGATCAAGGTGCTCCGGACCGGGATCTGCGGAACCGATCTGCACATCCGGTCCTGGGACGGCTGGGCGCAGCAGGCCATCCGTACGCCGCTGGTGGTCGGACACGAGTTCGTCGGCGAGGTCGTCGGCCTCGGGCGCGACGTCACCGACATCGCCGTGGGCGACCGGGTCAGCGGCGAGGGCCATCTGGTGTGCGGCAAGTGCCGCAACTGTCTGGCGGGCCGACGCCATCTGTGCCGGGCGACGGTCGGGCTCGGCGTCGGACGGGACGGCGCGTTCGCCGAGTATGTGGCGCTGCCCGCCTCCAATGTGTGGGTGCATCGCGTCCCCGTCGACCTCGATGTCGCCGCGATCTTCGACCCGTTCGGCAACGCCGTCCACACCGCCCTGTCCTTCCCGCTGGTCGGCGAGGACGTCCTGATCACCGGGGCCGGACCGATCGGTCTGATGGCCGCCGCCGTGGCCCGGCATGCCGGGGCCCGTAATGTCATGATCACCGACGTCAGCGAGGACCGCCTGGAGCTGGCCCGCAAGATCGGCGTGAGCCTGGCGCTGAACGTCGCCGACGCCACGATCGCCGACGGCCAGCGCGAGCTCGGACTGCGCGAGGGCTTCGACATCGGCCTGGAGATGTCCGGCCGCCCCGAGGCGATGCGCGACATGATCGCCAATATGACGCACGGCGGCCGGATCGCCATGCTCGGACTGCCCTCCCAGGACTTCCCGGTCGACTGGGCCCGGATCGTCACCTCCATGATCACGATCAAGGGCATCTACGGACGCGAGATGTTCGAGACGTGGTACGCGATGTCGGTGCTGCTCGAGGGCGGCCTCGACCTCGCCCCTGTGATCACCGGCCGGTACGACTACCGCGACTACGAGGCCGCGTTCGAGGACGCGGCCGGCGGCAGGGGCGGCAAGGTCATCCTGGACTGGACCGCGTGA
- a CDS encoding response regulator transcription factor — protein sequence MLTVESEPQVAKALIRNLSRHGFQAESVPTGAQALQKYRNVDLLLVDLDLPDLDGVELCRSIRAVCDVPIIVVTARDSELDRVLSLRAGSDDYVTKPYSLAELIARIEAVMRRALRQPVSVDEAITVGPLGIDPGARQISLDGRPVEVTRKEFDLLYLLASRPGSVVTRKQIMAQVWRDTRSAPGRTIDTHVSSLRSKLGSSSWIITARGVGFRIGHA from the coding sequence GTGCTCACCGTCGAGAGCGAGCCCCAGGTCGCGAAAGCGCTTATCCGCAACCTGTCCCGGCACGGGTTCCAGGCGGAGAGCGTGCCGACCGGGGCGCAGGCGCTGCAGAAGTACCGGAACGTCGATCTGCTCCTCGTCGACCTGGACCTGCCGGACCTCGACGGGGTCGAGCTCTGTCGCAGCATCCGGGCCGTCTGTGACGTCCCGATCATCGTCGTCACGGCTCGTGACTCGGAACTGGACCGGGTGCTCAGTCTGCGCGCCGGTTCGGACGACTACGTGACCAAGCCCTACAGTCTCGCCGAACTGATCGCCAGGATCGAGGCCGTCATGCGCCGGGCTCTGCGGCAACCGGTTTCCGTCGATGAGGCCATTACCGTCGGCCCGCTCGGCATCGACCCAGGTGCTCGGCAGATCAGTCTCGACGGCCGGCCCGTCGAGGTGACGCGCAAGGAGTTCGATCTGCTGTATCTGCTCGCGTCGCGCCCGGGTAGCGTCGTTACCCGCAAACAGATCATGGCGCAGGTCTGGAGGGATACACGGTCGGCGCCGGGGCGCACCATCGACACGCATGTCAGCAGCTTGCGGAGCAAGCTGGGATCGAGTAGTTGGATCATTACGGCCCGCGGCGTCGGATTCCGCATTGGGCACGCCTGA
- a CDS encoding EI24 domain-containing protein — MRDLGAGLGYLVRGQRWVLEHGRAFGFGLFPGLITLVLYAAALVALAMYGDDFTTWATPFADHWSSPWGGLFRGFLAAVLFALALLLAVLTFTAVTLLVGQPFYDSLSERVDRSVSPDGSAPQSSRPLWRDLWISARDSLRVVVRAALWGVLLFALGFVPFVGQTVVPVLGFFVTGFFLAEELTAVALERRGVELRERLALLRARKTLAWGFGTPLAVAFLVPFVAVFLMPGAVAGATLMARDLLDEDTATETAEDDGDSHENDHAQTAGSSRAG; from the coding sequence ATGCGTGATCTAGGGGCGGGCCTTGGCTACCTGGTAAGGGGACAGCGCTGGGTTCTCGAACACGGCAGAGCATTTGGCTTCGGACTGTTTCCCGGTCTGATCACCCTGGTGCTCTACGCGGCGGCACTCGTGGCCCTCGCCATGTACGGCGACGACTTCACCACCTGGGCCACCCCCTTCGCCGACCACTGGTCATCCCCTTGGGGCGGCCTGTTCCGCGGGTTCCTGGCCGCCGTCCTCTTCGCGCTCGCGCTGCTCCTGGCCGTGCTCACCTTCACGGCGGTCACCCTTCTCGTCGGACAGCCCTTCTACGACTCGCTGTCGGAGAGGGTGGACCGCTCGGTGTCCCCGGACGGCAGCGCCCCGCAGTCCTCGCGCCCGCTCTGGCGCGACCTGTGGATCTCGGCCCGCGACAGTCTCCGTGTCGTCGTCCGAGCGGCGCTCTGGGGAGTCCTGCTCTTCGCGCTCGGCTTCGTTCCCTTCGTCGGCCAGACCGTGGTCCCGGTGCTCGGATTCTTTGTCACCGGGTTCTTCCTCGCCGAGGAGCTGACCGCGGTCGCCCTCGAGCGCCGCGGGGTCGAACTGCGCGAGCGCCTTGCGCTGTTGCGTGCCCGCAAGACCCTGGCCTGGGGCTTCGGCACCCCGCTCGCGGTCGCCTTCCTCGTCCCGTTCGTCGCGGTCTTCCTGATGCCGGGCGCCGTCGCGGGCGCCACCCTCATGGCACGGGACCTGCTGGACGAGGACACGGCGACGGAGACGGCCGAGGACGACGGCGACTCCCACGAGAACGACCACGCACAGACGGCCGGATCCTCGCGGGCAGGCTGA
- a CDS encoding PP2C family protein-serine/threonine phosphatase, translated as MRQQRFIGLHQRWSSSRALLLIPIALIVVITIADIVAPADIVFGPLLVIAPGITAWFAGPRTTSAIGALAIAAQVFMGWYSGLLSSRGVIAQIIALAALTSLIVLLCEVRERHRRQLTQVRTVSEAAQHVLLWPLPVRLGPLHLACLYLAAEEEAEIGGDLYAAARTDSAARVMIGDVRGKGVPALGEAALLLGAFREAAHQHASLPELAAALERSVVRYLADFEPEQDMGERFVTALLLEVPDNEPVARITSCGHVPPVHLGPDNTVTVPSLNPTPPLGVGLTDPDRHHLDVLPFKPGDTLLLYTDGVTEARDHKGAFYPLAARVAQWADQAPEALLRHIERDLLAHTGGHLGDDAAVIAIRRTLVTHPGRRAGHAIQSGAFRHGSEAL; from the coding sequence ATGCGGCAACAACGCTTCATCGGCCTCCATCAGCGGTGGTCGTCGAGCCGCGCGCTGCTGCTGATCCCGATCGCGCTCATTGTTGTCATCACGATCGCGGACATCGTGGCGCCGGCCGACATCGTCTTCGGCCCTCTGCTGGTCATCGCGCCCGGGATCACCGCCTGGTTCGCAGGTCCCCGGACGACCAGCGCCATCGGAGCTCTGGCCATCGCGGCCCAGGTGTTCATGGGCTGGTACTCCGGCCTTCTGTCCTCGCGGGGCGTCATCGCACAGATCATCGCCCTCGCAGCGCTCACGTCGCTGATCGTGCTCCTGTGCGAGGTCCGCGAGCGGCACAGACGCCAGCTGACCCAGGTGCGTACGGTCTCCGAGGCCGCCCAGCACGTCCTGCTGTGGCCGCTGCCCGTCCGGCTGGGCCCGCTGCACCTCGCCTGCCTCTACCTGGCCGCCGAGGAGGAGGCCGAGATCGGCGGAGATCTGTATGCCGCCGCCCGTACCGACAGTGCCGCCCGCGTGATGATCGGAGACGTGCGTGGCAAGGGCGTGCCCGCCCTGGGCGAGGCCGCCCTCCTGCTGGGCGCGTTCCGCGAGGCCGCCCATCAGCACGCCTCTCTGCCCGAGCTCGCCGCCGCTCTGGAGCGCAGCGTCGTCCGCTACCTCGCCGACTTCGAGCCCGAGCAGGACATGGGCGAGCGCTTCGTCACCGCTCTGCTGCTGGAGGTCCCGGACAACGAGCCTGTCGCGCGGATCACCAGCTGCGGCCATGTACCACCCGTACATCTCGGCCCGGACAACACCGTCACCGTCCCGAGCCTCAACCCCACACCACCGCTCGGTGTCGGCCTGACGGACCCTGACCGCCACCACCTCGACGTGCTGCCCTTCAAGCCCGGGGACACCCTGCTCCTGTACACCGACGGCGTCACCGAAGCCCGGGACCACAAGGGGGCCTTCTACCCGCTCGCCGCACGCGTCGCCCAGTGGGCCGACCAGGCTCCCGAGGCGCTCCTTCGGCACATCGAGCGTGACCTGCTCGCCCACACCGGCGGACACCTCGGCGACGACGCCGCCGTCATCGCCATCCGCCGCACCCTCGTCACACACCCCGGACGCCGAGCCGGACACGCCATCCAGTCCGGTGCGTTCCGCCACGGCTCCGAGGCACTCTGA
- a CDS encoding SigE family RNA polymerase sigma factor, producing the protein MRPPPQNVPGRGADERDFDAFYTASVGRLVGQLYAMTGDLAESQDVVQEAFARAWERWSELDLNGAPEAWVRTVAWRLAVSRWRRARTALAFARRQGPPASVPPPEPHHVLLVQALRRIPEAQRRAVVLHHLCDLTVEQVAAETGCPVGTVKAHLHRGRAALARLLADTDLDLRTTRLPEVRHG; encoded by the coding sequence ATGCGACCACCACCACAGAATGTGCCGGGCCGCGGTGCGGACGAGCGTGATTTTGACGCCTTCTACACCGCGAGCGTCGGCCGGCTCGTCGGCCAGTTGTACGCGATGACAGGTGACCTGGCTGAGTCTCAGGACGTGGTGCAGGAGGCCTTCGCCCGGGCCTGGGAACGCTGGTCCGAGCTGGACCTGAACGGTGCCCCCGAAGCGTGGGTGCGGACGGTGGCCTGGCGGCTGGCGGTCAGTCGGTGGCGGCGGGCGCGCACCGCGCTGGCCTTCGCCCGCCGTCAGGGTCCGCCCGCCTCCGTACCGCCGCCGGAACCGCACCATGTGCTGCTGGTCCAGGCACTGCGGCGGATCCCCGAGGCGCAGCGGCGGGCCGTGGTACTGCATCATCTGTGTGACCTGACGGTGGAGCAGGTGGCTGCCGAGACCGGTTGCCCCGTCGGTACGGTCAAGGCGCACCTGCACCGCGGACGGGCCGCGCTGGCACGCCTGCTGGCCGATACGGACCTGGATCTGCGGACGACCCGGCTGCCGGAGGTGAGGCATGGCTGA
- a CDS encoding isoprenylcysteine carboxyl methyltransferase family protein: MIWYGLLVAAVAAERVTELVVARHNQRWSTARGGTLAGQGHYPAMVALHTGLLVACPAEAWLADRPFVPALAWPMLAVLAGAQALRWWCIHTLGPRWNTRVIVVPGLPLVTSGPYRWRWLRHPNYVAVVAEGVALPLVHTAWVTATVFTVLDAALLTVRIRCENRALAAATTPAPA; the protein is encoded by the coding sequence ATGATCTGGTACGGACTGCTGGTGGCCGCCGTCGCCGCCGAGCGCGTCACCGAACTCGTCGTCGCCCGCCACAACCAACGGTGGAGCACCGCCCGCGGCGGGACCCTGGCCGGGCAGGGCCACTACCCGGCAATGGTCGCCCTTCACACCGGCCTACTGGTCGCCTGCCCGGCCGAGGCCTGGCTGGCCGACCGGCCCTTCGTGCCCGCCCTGGCCTGGCCGATGCTGGCCGTGCTGGCGGGCGCCCAGGCACTGCGGTGGTGGTGCATCCACACCCTGGGCCCCCGTTGGAACACCCGGGTGATCGTCGTGCCCGGCCTGCCGCTGGTGACGAGCGGCCCCTACCGGTGGCGGTGGCTGCGGCATCCGAACTACGTGGCCGTCGTCGCCGAGGGCGTGGCCCTGCCCCTGGTACACACCGCCTGGGTCACCGCGACCGTGTTCACGGTACTCGACGCAGCCCTGCTCACCGTGCGCATCCGCTGCGAGAACAGGGCGCTCGCCGCCGCAACCACGCCGGCCCCGGCATGA
- a CDS encoding MmcQ/YjbR family DNA-binding protein, with the protein MPDAEDVRRIALSLPDTAEKIAWSMPTFRVAGKMFATLPEDETSMAVRCPKEEREELVLAEPEKFWIAGHEAQFAWIRVRLAALEDEAELQDILTDSWRQAAPPRLLEHFPELGLVTET; encoded by the coding sequence ATGCCGGACGCCGAAGACGTACGCCGTATCGCCCTGTCCCTGCCGGACACGGCGGAGAAGATCGCCTGGAGTATGCCCACCTTCCGGGTCGCGGGAAAGATGTTCGCCACGCTGCCCGAGGACGAGACCTCCATGGCGGTGCGCTGTCCCAAGGAGGAGCGCGAGGAACTGGTCCTCGCCGAGCCCGAGAAGTTCTGGATCGCCGGCCATGAGGCCCAGTTCGCCTGGATCAGGGTCCGCCTGGCCGCCCTGGAGGACGAGGCCGAGCTCCAGGACATCCTGACCGACTCCTGGCGTCAGGCGGCCCCACCCCGCCTCCTGGAGCATTTTCCGGAGCTGGGCCTGGTGACCGAGACCTGA
- a CDS encoding type III polyketide synthase has protein sequence MTRIAAVHGALAPHRHTQSEITDMVARTCLPPGADRRVLDRLHRGAKVSSRHMALPLERYEELDGFGAANDAFITAATDLGAKAVRAVLQMAGLPAADVDLLIFTSVTGIAVPSVDARLAVRLGLRPDVKRLPLFGLGCAGGAAGLARMHDYLLGRPDHVAVLLSVELCSLTFQRNDASMANLVATGLFGDGAAAVVAYGAGRPDETIGPTIVDTRSHLYPDTGRVMGWDIKSSGFQVVLDPKIPDVVRRYLADDVEGFLSDHNLKPKDVTAWVCHPGGPRILHAVTETLDLPDGALDVTWRHLADVGNLSSSSVLHVLRDTLAERHPPPGTPGVLLAMGPGFACELVLLRW, from the coding sequence ATGACGCGGATCGCCGCCGTTCACGGTGCCCTCGCGCCGCACCGTCACACCCAGTCCGAGATCACCGACATGGTGGCCCGCACCTGCCTGCCCCCGGGCGCCGACCGCCGGGTCCTGGACCGGCTGCACCGCGGCGCGAAGGTCAGCTCGCGCCACATGGCGCTGCCGCTGGAACGGTACGAGGAACTGGACGGATTCGGCGCCGCCAACGACGCCTTCATCACCGCCGCCACCGATCTGGGTGCCAAGGCCGTGAGAGCCGTACTGCAGATGGCCGGCCTGCCCGCAGCCGACGTCGACCTGCTGATCTTCACCTCCGTCACCGGCATCGCCGTTCCCTCGGTCGATGCACGGCTCGCCGTCCGCCTCGGACTGCGGCCGGACGTCAAAAGACTGCCCCTCTTCGGCCTGGGCTGCGCCGGTGGCGCCGCCGGCCTGGCCCGTATGCACGACTACCTGTTGGGCCGGCCCGACCACGTGGCAGTACTGCTGTCGGTCGAACTGTGCTCGCTCACCTTCCAGCGCAACGACGCCTCCATGGCCAACCTGGTCGCCACCGGGCTGTTCGGCGACGGCGCCGCCGCAGTCGTCGCCTACGGCGCGGGCCGCCCGGACGAGACCATCGGCCCGACGATCGTGGACACCCGCAGCCACCTGTATCCGGACACCGGGCGCGTCATGGGCTGGGACATCAAGAGCTCCGGCTTCCAGGTCGTCCTCGACCCGAAGATCCCCGACGTCGTACGCCGCTACCTCGCCGATGACGTCGAGGGATTCCTCAGCGACCACAACCTGAAGCCGAAGGACGTGACTGCCTGGGTGTGCCACCCCGGCGGCCCCAGGATCCTTCACGCCGTCACCGAGACCCTGGACCTGCCCGACGGCGCACTCGACGTGACCTGGCGTCACCTGGCCGACGTAGGCAACCTGTCCTCGTCGTCGGTGCTCCACGTGCTGCGCGACACCCTGGCCGAGCGCCACCCGCCGCCGGGCACCCCGGGTGTACTGCTGGCGATGGGACCCGGCTTCGCCTGTGAACTCGTCCTGCTGCGCTGGTAG
- a CDS encoding roadblock/LC7 domain-containing protein: MASEAPTARATTDVSDLDWLLSGLVQRVPHTRSAVLLSCDGLVKSVHGLDPDSADHMAALASGLYSLGRSAGVRFGDGDEVRQVVVELDASLLFVTTAGPGSCLAVLADGDADAAVLGYEMAMLVKSVRPHLASAPRRPVARTTPRRCAPPSASTPDPGGGGVKESCGRG, translated from the coding sequence ATGGCGAGCGAGGCGCCGACCGCCCGTGCCACCACCGATGTCTCCGACCTCGACTGGCTGTTGAGCGGCCTCGTCCAACGCGTACCGCACACCAGGAGCGCCGTCCTGCTGTCCTGTGACGGTCTGGTGAAGTCCGTCCACGGCCTCGACCCCGACAGCGCCGACCACATGGCGGCGCTCGCCTCCGGCCTCTACTCCCTCGGACGCAGCGCGGGCGTCCGCTTCGGGGACGGCGACGAGGTACGGCAGGTCGTCGTGGAACTCGACGCCTCGCTGCTGTTCGTCACCACCGCGGGCCCCGGCAGCTGTCTCGCCGTGCTCGCCGACGGGGACGCCGACGCGGCGGTCCTCGGCTACGAGATGGCGATGCTCGTCAAGAGCGTGCGACCCCATCTCGCGAGTGCTCCCCGTCGCCCGGTCGCGCGGACCACACCGAGGAGGTGCGCACCGCCGTCGGCCTCCACCCCTGATCCCGGTGGTGGGGGTGTGAAGGAAAGCTGCGGCCGTGGTTAA
- a CDS encoding PP2C family protein-serine/threonine phosphatase → MKGLVHNRERLSRTRSSELALVTLMALPVVLLMLDDATGQAVRLAPLMVAVPALAAAFLSPVGVMAVTAVAVLCVVLETKEHLLVGWTDFSVELAVLLLVSVTAMGTSQIRGRREQELVSTKTGAEVMQRSLLQPVPSHLGDLSLASIYVPADKAAGVGGDIYGVADLGERVRILIADAHSKGLAGIETMSYVLNAFRRSARQFDSLCSMVTNFKEDVTGDLRNSTAAQPDSLSTSLALEEFVTAVVVEIPERGDGPILMANLGHLPPLLIDHGRVVPLEPTSPMPPLGLSDLGNGRLHMDEASFPAGATVLLYTDSVIQARNRAGDFYPLAERLPAWARLAPGALVEAVRSDLRRYVGRNLGDDVIMVAVRRNCLPDTS, encoded by the coding sequence TTGAAGGGCCTGGTGCACAACCGGGAGCGCTTGTCCAGGACGCGCTCTTCGGAACTCGCCCTGGTGACGCTGATGGCGTTGCCGGTCGTTCTGCTGATGCTGGACGACGCCACAGGGCAAGCGGTCAGATTGGCTCCCCTGATGGTGGCGGTGCCTGCTCTGGCTGCTGCGTTCCTTTCGCCGGTCGGCGTGATGGCTGTCACTGCGGTGGCTGTTCTCTGCGTGGTGCTGGAGACGAAGGAACACCTGCTGGTGGGCTGGACGGACTTTTCGGTTGAGCTCGCTGTGCTGCTGCTGGTCAGCGTCACCGCCATGGGAACCAGCCAGATACGCGGGCGAAGGGAGCAGGAACTGGTTTCCACCAAAACGGGTGCCGAGGTGATGCAACGCAGTCTGCTGCAGCCGGTACCGTCCCATCTCGGTGACCTGTCGCTGGCCTCGATCTACGTGCCGGCGGACAAGGCGGCCGGGGTCGGCGGGGACATCTACGGTGTCGCGGACCTCGGGGAGCGGGTGCGGATCCTGATCGCCGACGCTCACAGCAAAGGACTGGCGGGGATCGAGACCATGAGTTACGTACTGAATGCTTTCCGTAGATCGGCACGCCAGTTCGATTCACTGTGCTCCATGGTCACTAATTTCAAGGAAGACGTCACGGGTGATCTACGCAATTCCACCGCGGCACAACCGGACAGTCTGAGCACATCCCTGGCCTTGGAAGAGTTCGTCACCGCCGTGGTGGTGGAAATACCAGAACGGGGCGACGGTCCGATACTCATGGCCAATCTCGGTCACCTGCCGCCCCTTCTTATCGACCACGGGCGTGTTGTCCCCCTTGAACCCACATCCCCCATGCCGCCCCTCGGGCTGAGCGATCTCGGAAACGGCCGCCTGCACATGGATGAAGCATCTTTCCCCGCCGGCGCCACGGTGCTCCTCTACACCGACAGCGTCATCCAGGCCCGAAACCGCGCCGGCGACTTCTACCCCCTCGCCGAACGACTTCCGGCCTGGGCGCGCCTGGCCCCTGGAGCACTGGTTGAGGCCGTCCGCAGTGACCTACGGCGATATGTGGGCCGGAACCTCGGCGACGACGTGATCATGGTCGCGGTCCGCCGCAACTGTCTACCGGACACCAGCTGA
- a CDS encoding glycine C-acetyltransferase encodes MFDSVRDDLRATLDEITAAGLHKPERVIDTPQSATVNVSAGGRPGEVLNFCANNYLGLADHPEVIAAAHEALDRWGYGMASVRFICGTQEVHKELEARLSAFLGQEDTILYSSCFDANGGVFETLLGPEDAVISDALNHASIIDGIRLSKARRFRYANRDLADLERQLKEAAGARRRLIVTDGVFSMDGYVAPLREICDLADRYDAMVMVDDSHAVGFVGPGGRGTPELHGVMDRVDIITGTLGKALGGASGGYVAARAEIVALLRQRSRPYLFSNTLAPVIAAASLKVLDLLESAGDMREKLAENTALFRRRMTDEGFDVLPGDHAIAPVMIGDAARAGRLAELLLERGVYVIGFSYPVVPEGQARIRVQLSAAHSTEDVNRAVDAFVSARAELDA; translated from the coding sequence ATGTTCGACTCCGTGCGTGACGACCTTCGCGCCACCCTCGACGAGATCACCGCGGCCGGGCTGCACAAGCCCGAGCGGGTGATCGACACCCCGCAGTCCGCCACCGTGAACGTCAGCGCGGGCGGCCGTCCCGGCGAGGTGCTCAACTTCTGCGCCAACAACTACCTCGGCCTCGCCGACCACCCCGAGGTGATCGCCGCCGCCCACGAGGCGCTGGACCGCTGGGGCTACGGCATGGCGTCCGTGCGCTTCATCTGCGGTACGCAGGAGGTGCACAAGGAGCTGGAGGCGCGGCTGTCCGCGTTCCTCGGCCAGGAGGACACCATCCTGTACTCCTCCTGCTTCGACGCCAACGGCGGCGTCTTCGAGACCCTCCTCGGCCCCGAGGACGCGGTCATCTCCGACGCCCTCAACCACGCCTCGATCATCGACGGCATCCGCCTGTCCAAGGCCCGCCGCTTCCGCTACGCCAACCGCGACCTCGCCGATCTGGAGCGGCAACTGAAGGAGGCCGCGGGTGCCCGCCGCAGGCTGATCGTCACCGACGGCGTCTTCTCGATGGACGGCTATGTGGCGCCGCTGCGCGAGATCTGCGACCTCGCCGACCGCTATGACGCCATGGTCATGGTCGACGACTCGCACGCCGTCGGCTTCGTCGGCCCCGGCGGCCGCGGCACCCCCGAGCTGCACGGCGTCATGGACCGCGTCGACATCATCACCGGCACCCTCGGCAAGGCGCTCGGCGGCGCCTCCGGCGGTTATGTCGCCGCCCGCGCCGAGATCGTCGCCCTGCTGCGCCAGCGCTCGAGGCCGTACCTCTTCTCGAACACGCTCGCCCCGGTGATCGCGGCCGCCTCCCTCAAGGTCCTCGACCTGCTGGAGTCGGCGGGCGACATGCGCGAGAAGCTGGCCGAGAACACCGCACTCTTCCGCCGCCGTATGACCGACGAGGGCTTCGACGTCCTCCCCGGTGACCACGCCATCGCCCCTGTCATGATCGGCGACGCGGCGCGGGCCGGACGCCTGGCCGAGCTGCTGCTGGAGCGCGGGGTGTATGTCATCGGGTTCTCCTACCCGGTGGTCCCCGAGGGCCAGGCCCGTATCCGGGTCCAGCTGTCCGCCGCGCACTCCACCGAGGACGTCAACCGCGCGGTCGACGCCTTTGTGTCGGCGCGGGCCGAGCTGGACGCCTGA
- a CDS encoding LysR family transcriptional regulator: protein MIEARRLHILRAVADHRTVTAAAAALYLTPSAVSQQLTALEQETGHRLVERSAKGVRLTPAGEILLSHTHAVLAQLERAEAELAAYGAGSAGTVTLASFATGIGLVVAPALVRLARTAPGIRIRVQDAEGDASLRMVLDRQVDVAVAVEYRGAPDADDPRLTRIPLYAEPFDAVVPVTHRLADAPEIPLAELAKDPWIGPYPGNPCHDVVVLACEHAGFQPRLEHSSDDFRAVVALASADAGVALVPRFALRGMDLTDVVVRPVDGTAPTRRVFAAVRRGAEEHPLIRPVLDSLTQAAAED from the coding sequence ATGATCGAAGCGCGGCGGCTGCACATCCTCCGTGCGGTGGCCGACCACCGCACGGTGACGGCTGCGGCCGCCGCGCTCTATCTCACCCCCTCCGCGGTGTCCCAGCAGCTCACCGCCCTGGAGCAGGAGACCGGTCACCGGCTGGTGGAGCGGAGCGCCAAGGGCGTCCGGCTGACCCCGGCCGGCGAGATCCTGCTCAGCCACACCCATGCCGTGCTCGCCCAGCTGGAACGCGCCGAGGCCGAGCTGGCGGCGTACGGGGCGGGCTCGGCCGGCACGGTCACCCTCGCCTCCTTCGCCACCGGCATCGGCCTGGTGGTCGCGCCCGCGCTCGTCCGGCTGGCGCGCACCGCGCCCGGCATCCGGATCCGTGTCCAGGACGCCGAGGGCGACGCGAGCCTGCGGATGGTCCTGGACCGGCAGGTGGACGTCGCGGTCGCCGTCGAGTACCGGGGAGCGCCCGACGCGGACGACCCACGGCTCACCCGCATCCCGCTCTACGCCGAGCCCTTCGACGCGGTCGTACCGGTCACCCACCGCCTCGCCGACGCCCCCGAGATCCCGCTCGCCGAGCTGGCCAAGGACCCCTGGATCGGGCCGTACCCCGGCAACCCCTGCCATGATGTGGTGGTCCTGGCCTGCGAGCACGCCGGATTCCAGCCCCGGCTCGAACACTCCTCGGACGACTTCCGCGCGGTCGTCGCGCTCGCTTCAGCCGACGCGGGCGTGGCCCTGGTACCGCGCTTCGCCCTGCGCGGTATGGACCTCACCGATGTGGTCGTCCGCCCCGTCGACGGGACCGCCCCCACCCGCCGGGTCTTCGCGGCCGTGCGCCGCGGCGCGGAGGAGCACCCGCTGATCCGTCCGGTGCTGGACTCCCTCACCCAGGCCGCGGCCGAGGACTGA